A genome region from Rhinopithecus roxellana isolate Shanxi Qingling chromosome 10, ASM756505v1, whole genome shotgun sequence includes the following:
- the PCBP2 gene encoding poly(rC)-binding protein 2 isoform X8: MDTGVIEGGLNVTLTIRLLMHGKEVGSIIGKKGESVKKMREESGARINISEGNCPERIITLAGPTNAIFKAFAMIIDKLEEDISSSMTNSTAASRPPVTLRLVVPASQCGSLIGKGGCKIKEIRESTGAQVQVAGDMLPNSTERAITIAGIPQSIIECVKQICVVMLESPPKGVTIPYRPKPSSSPVIFAGGQDRYSTGSDSASFPHTTPSMCLNPDLEGPPLELTKLHQLAMQQSHFPMTHGNTGFSGIESSSPEVKGYWAGLDASAQTTSHELTIPNDLIGCIIGRQGAKINEIRQMSGAQIKIANPVEGSTDRQVTITGSAASISLAQYLINVSLENAKPSSQAASVTIPDHLSINLSQPSTPSSSSSSTTTPSLATAGTSDAPSSLPNPLPTAPCVSSLLGMKPIPLLALNVVSAAKGTGASATTTTTSAVPCVTNKLKGEKQRFSPY; the protein is encoded by the exons ATGGACACCGGTGTGATTGAAGGTGGATTAAATGTCACTCTCACCATCCGGCTACTTATGCATGGAAAG GAAGTTGGCAGTATCATCGGAAAG AAAGGAGAATCAGTTAAGAAGATGCGCGAGGAG AGTGGTGCACGTATCAACATCTCAGAAGGGAATTGTCCTGAGAGAATTATCACTTTGGCTGGACCCACTAATGCCATCTTCAAAGCCTTTGCTATGATCATTGACAAACTGGAAGAG GACATAAGCAGCTCTATGACCAATAGCACAGCTGCCAGTAGACCCCCGGTCACCCTGAGGCTGGTGGTCCCTGCTAGTCAGTGTGGCTCTCTCATTGGAAAAGGTGGTTGCAAGATCAAGGAAATACGAGAG AGTACAGGGGCTCAGGTCCAGGTGGCAGGGGATATGCTACCCAACTCAACTGAGCGGGCCATCACTATTGCTGGCATTCCGCAATCCATCATAGAGTGTGTCAAACAGATCTGCGTGGTCATGTTGGAG TCCCCCCCGAAGGGCGTGACCATCCCGTACCGGCCCAAGCCGTCCAGCTCTCCGGTCATCTTTGCAGGTGGTCAG GACAGGTACAGCACAGGCAGCGACAGTGCGAGCTTTCCCCACACCACCCCGTCCATGTGCCTCAACCCTGACCTGGAGGGACCACCTCTAGAG TTGACCAAGCTGCACCAGTTGGCAATGCAACAGTCTCATTTTCCCATGACGCATGGCAACACCGGATTCAGTG GCATTGAATCCAGCTCTCCAGAGGTGAAAGGCTATTGGg CAGGTTTGGATGCATCTGCTCAGACTACTTCTCATGAACTCACCATTCCAAACGAT TTGATTGGCTGCATAATCGGGCGTCAAGGCGCCAAAATCAATGAGATCCGTCAGATGTCTGGGGCGCAGATCAAAATTGCGAACCCAGTGGAAGGATCTACTGATAGGCAGGTTACCATCACTGGATCTGCTGCCAGTATTAGCCTGGCTCAATATCTAATCAATGTCAG TTTAGAAAACGCTAAACCCTCCTCCCAGGCAGCCTCCGTCACGATCCCTGATCACCTCAGCATCAACCTCTCTCAACCCTCcaccccttcttcttcttcctcctccaccaccaccccctCGCTCGCCACAGCGGGGACCTCCGACGCACCCTCCAGCCTCCCCAACCCTCTTCCGACCGCCCCTTGTGTCTCCAGTCTGCTTGGCATGAAACCCATCCCTCTCCTGGCTCTAAATGTTGTGTCTGCTGCTAAGGGTACCGGGGCTTcagctaccaccaccaccacctctgccGTGCCATGTGTAACTAACAAACTGAAAGGCGAGAAACAGAGATTCTCTCCCTACTGA
- the PCBP2 gene encoding poly(rC)-binding protein 2 isoform X12: MDTGVIEGGLNVTLTIRLLMHGKEVGSIIGKKGESVKKMREESGARINISEGNCPERIITLAGPTNAIFKAFAMIIDKLEEDISSSMTNSTAASRPPVTLRLVVPASQCGSLIGKGGCKIKEIRESTGAQVQVAGDMLPNSTERAITIAGIPQSIIECVKQICVVMLESPPKGVTIPYRPKPSSSPVIFAGGQAYTIQGQYAIPQPDLTKLHQLAMQQSHFPMTHGNTGFSGIESSSPEVKGYWAGLDASAQTTSHELTIPNDLIGCIIGRQGAKINEIRQMSGAQIKIANPVEGSTDRQVTITGSAASISLAQYLINVSLENAKPSSQAASVTIPDHLSINLSQPSTPSSSSSSTTTPSLATAGTSDAPSSLPNPLPTAPCVSSLLGMKPIPLLALNVVSAAKGTGASATTTTTSAVPCVTNKLKGEKQRFSPY, encoded by the exons ATGGACACCGGTGTGATTGAAGGTGGATTAAATGTCACTCTCACCATCCGGCTACTTATGCATGGAAAG GAAGTTGGCAGTATCATCGGAAAG AAAGGAGAATCAGTTAAGAAGATGCGCGAGGAG AGTGGTGCACGTATCAACATCTCAGAAGGGAATTGTCCTGAGAGAATTATCACTTTGGCTGGACCCACTAATGCCATCTTCAAAGCCTTTGCTATGATCATTGACAAACTGGAAGAG GACATAAGCAGCTCTATGACCAATAGCACAGCTGCCAGTAGACCCCCGGTCACCCTGAGGCTGGTGGTCCCTGCTAGTCAGTGTGGCTCTCTCATTGGAAAAGGTGGTTGCAAGATCAAGGAAATACGAGAG AGTACAGGGGCTCAGGTCCAGGTGGCAGGGGATATGCTACCCAACTCAACTGAGCGGGCCATCACTATTGCTGGCATTCCGCAATCCATCATAGAGTGTGTCAAACAGATCTGCGTGGTCATGTTGGAG TCCCCCCCGAAGGGCGTGACCATCCCGTACCGGCCCAAGCCGTCCAGCTCTCCGGTCATCTTTGCAGGTGGTCAG GCCTATACCATTCAAGGACAGTATGCCATTCCACAGCCAGAT TTGACCAAGCTGCACCAGTTGGCAATGCAACAGTCTCATTTTCCCATGACGCATGGCAACACCGGATTCAGTG GCATTGAATCCAGCTCTCCAGAGGTGAAAGGCTATTGGg CAGGTTTGGATGCATCTGCTCAGACTACTTCTCATGAACTCACCATTCCAAACGAT TTGATTGGCTGCATAATCGGGCGTCAAGGCGCCAAAATCAATGAGATCCGTCAGATGTCTGGGGCGCAGATCAAAATTGCGAACCCAGTGGAAGGATCTACTGATAGGCAGGTTACCATCACTGGATCTGCTGCCAGTATTAGCCTGGCTCAATATCTAATCAATGTCAG TTTAGAAAACGCTAAACCCTCCTCCCAGGCAGCCTCCGTCACGATCCCTGATCACCTCAGCATCAACCTCTCTCAACCCTCcaccccttcttcttcttcctcctccaccaccaccccctCGCTCGCCACAGCGGGGACCTCCGACGCACCCTCCAGCCTCCCCAACCCTCTTCCGACCGCCCCTTGTGTCTCCAGTCTGCTTGGCATGAAACCCATCCCTCTCCTGGCTCTAAATGTTGTGTCTGCTGCTAAGGGTACCGGGGCTTcagctaccaccaccaccacctctgccGTGCCATGTGTAACTAACAAACTGAAAGGCGAGAAACAGAGATTCTCTCCCTACTGA
- the PCBP2 gene encoding poly(rC)-binding protein 2 isoform X3: MDTGVIEGGLNVTLTIRLLMHGKEVGSIIGKKGESVKKMREESGARINISEGNCPERIITLAGPTNAIFKAFAMIIDKLEEDISSSMTNSTAASRPPVTLRLVVPASQCGSLIGKGGCKIKEIRESTGAQVQVAGDMLPNSTERAITIAGIPQSIIECVKQICVVMLESPPKGVTIPYRPKPSSSPVIFAGGQDRYSTGSDSASFPHTTPSMCLNPDLEGPPLEAYTIQGQYAIPQPDLTKLHQLAMQQSHFPMTHGNTGFSGIESSSPEVKGYWAGLDASAQTTSHELTIPNDLIGCIIGRQGAKINEIRQMSGAQIKIANPVEGSTDRQVTITGSAASISLAQYLINVSLENAKPSSQAASVTIPDHLSINLSQPSTPSSSSSSTTTPSLATAGTSDAPSSLPNPLPTAPCVSSLLGMKPIPLLALNVVSAAKGTGASATTTTTSAVPCVTNKLKGEKQRFSPY; the protein is encoded by the exons ATGGACACCGGTGTGATTGAAGGTGGATTAAATGTCACTCTCACCATCCGGCTACTTATGCATGGAAAG GAAGTTGGCAGTATCATCGGAAAG AAAGGAGAATCAGTTAAGAAGATGCGCGAGGAG AGTGGTGCACGTATCAACATCTCAGAAGGGAATTGTCCTGAGAGAATTATCACTTTGGCTGGACCCACTAATGCCATCTTCAAAGCCTTTGCTATGATCATTGACAAACTGGAAGAG GACATAAGCAGCTCTATGACCAATAGCACAGCTGCCAGTAGACCCCCGGTCACCCTGAGGCTGGTGGTCCCTGCTAGTCAGTGTGGCTCTCTCATTGGAAAAGGTGGTTGCAAGATCAAGGAAATACGAGAG AGTACAGGGGCTCAGGTCCAGGTGGCAGGGGATATGCTACCCAACTCAACTGAGCGGGCCATCACTATTGCTGGCATTCCGCAATCCATCATAGAGTGTGTCAAACAGATCTGCGTGGTCATGTTGGAG TCCCCCCCGAAGGGCGTGACCATCCCGTACCGGCCCAAGCCGTCCAGCTCTCCGGTCATCTTTGCAGGTGGTCAG GACAGGTACAGCACAGGCAGCGACAGTGCGAGCTTTCCCCACACCACCCCGTCCATGTGCCTCAACCCTGACCTGGAGGGACCACCTCTAGAG GCCTATACCATTCAAGGACAGTATGCCATTCCACAGCCAGAT TTGACCAAGCTGCACCAGTTGGCAATGCAACAGTCTCATTTTCCCATGACGCATGGCAACACCGGATTCAGTG GCATTGAATCCAGCTCTCCAGAGGTGAAAGGCTATTGGg CAGGTTTGGATGCATCTGCTCAGACTACTTCTCATGAACTCACCATTCCAAACGAT TTGATTGGCTGCATAATCGGGCGTCAAGGCGCCAAAATCAATGAGATCCGTCAGATGTCTGGGGCGCAGATCAAAATTGCGAACCCAGTGGAAGGATCTACTGATAGGCAGGTTACCATCACTGGATCTGCTGCCAGTATTAGCCTGGCTCAATATCTAATCAATGTCAG TTTAGAAAACGCTAAACCCTCCTCCCAGGCAGCCTCCGTCACGATCCCTGATCACCTCAGCATCAACCTCTCTCAACCCTCcaccccttcttcttcttcctcctccaccaccaccccctCGCTCGCCACAGCGGGGACCTCCGACGCACCCTCCAGCCTCCCCAACCCTCTTCCGACCGCCCCTTGTGTCTCCAGTCTGCTTGGCATGAAACCCATCCCTCTCCTGGCTCTAAATGTTGTGTCTGCTGCTAAGGGTACCGGGGCTTcagctaccaccaccaccacctctgccGTGCCATGTGTAACTAACAAACTGAAAGGCGAGAAACAGAGATTCTCTCCCTACTGA
- the PCBP2 gene encoding poly(rC)-binding protein 2 isoform X17, with protein sequence MDTGVIEGGLNVTLTIRLLMHGKEVGSIIGKKGESVKKMREESGARINISEGNCPERIITLAGPTNAIFKAFAMIIDKLEEDISSSMTNSTAASRPPVTLRLVVPASQCGSLIGKGGCKIKEIRESTGAQVQVAGDMLPNSTERAITIAGIPQSIIECVKQICVVMLESPPKGVTIPYRPKPSSSPVIFAGGQLTKLHQLAMQQSHFPMTHGNTGFSGIESSSPEVKGYWAGLDASAQTTSHELTIPNDLIGCIIGRQGAKINEIRQMSGAQIKIANPVEGSTDRQVTITGSAASISLAQYLINVSLENAKPSSQAASVTIPDHLSINLSQPSTPSSSSSSTTTPSLATAGTSDAPSSLPNPLPTAPCVSSLLGMKPIPLLALNVVSAAKGTGASATTTTTSAVPCVTNKLKGEKQRFSPY encoded by the exons ATGGACACCGGTGTGATTGAAGGTGGATTAAATGTCACTCTCACCATCCGGCTACTTATGCATGGAAAG GAAGTTGGCAGTATCATCGGAAAG AAAGGAGAATCAGTTAAGAAGATGCGCGAGGAG AGTGGTGCACGTATCAACATCTCAGAAGGGAATTGTCCTGAGAGAATTATCACTTTGGCTGGACCCACTAATGCCATCTTCAAAGCCTTTGCTATGATCATTGACAAACTGGAAGAG GACATAAGCAGCTCTATGACCAATAGCACAGCTGCCAGTAGACCCCCGGTCACCCTGAGGCTGGTGGTCCCTGCTAGTCAGTGTGGCTCTCTCATTGGAAAAGGTGGTTGCAAGATCAAGGAAATACGAGAG AGTACAGGGGCTCAGGTCCAGGTGGCAGGGGATATGCTACCCAACTCAACTGAGCGGGCCATCACTATTGCTGGCATTCCGCAATCCATCATAGAGTGTGTCAAACAGATCTGCGTGGTCATGTTGGAG TCCCCCCCGAAGGGCGTGACCATCCCGTACCGGCCCAAGCCGTCCAGCTCTCCGGTCATCTTTGCAGGTGGTCAG TTGACCAAGCTGCACCAGTTGGCAATGCAACAGTCTCATTTTCCCATGACGCATGGCAACACCGGATTCAGTG GCATTGAATCCAGCTCTCCAGAGGTGAAAGGCTATTGGg CAGGTTTGGATGCATCTGCTCAGACTACTTCTCATGAACTCACCATTCCAAACGAT TTGATTGGCTGCATAATCGGGCGTCAAGGCGCCAAAATCAATGAGATCCGTCAGATGTCTGGGGCGCAGATCAAAATTGCGAACCCAGTGGAAGGATCTACTGATAGGCAGGTTACCATCACTGGATCTGCTGCCAGTATTAGCCTGGCTCAATATCTAATCAATGTCAG TTTAGAAAACGCTAAACCCTCCTCCCAGGCAGCCTCCGTCACGATCCCTGATCACCTCAGCATCAACCTCTCTCAACCCTCcaccccttcttcttcttcctcctccaccaccaccccctCGCTCGCCACAGCGGGGACCTCCGACGCACCCTCCAGCCTCCCCAACCCTCTTCCGACCGCCCCTTGTGTCTCCAGTCTGCTTGGCATGAAACCCATCCCTCTCCTGGCTCTAAATGTTGTGTCTGCTGCTAAGGGTACCGGGGCTTcagctaccaccaccaccacctctgccGTGCCATGTGTAACTAACAAACTGAAAGGCGAGAAACAGAGATTCTCTCCCTACTGA
- the PCBP2 gene encoding poly(rC)-binding protein 2 isoform X4, with protein MDTGVIEGGLNVTLTIRLLMHGKEVGSIIGKKGESVKKMREESGARINISEGNCPERIITLAGPTNAIFKAFAMIIDKLEEDISSSMTNSTAASRPPVTLRLVVPASQCGSLIGKGGCKIKEIRESTGAQVQVAGDMLPNSTERAITIAGIPQSIIECVKQICVVMLETLSQSPPKGVTIPYRPKPSSSPVIFAGGQDRYSTGSDSASFPHTTPSMCLNPDLEGPPLEAYTIQGQYAIPQPDLTKLHQLAMQQSHFPMTHGNTGFSAGLDASAQTTSHELTIPNDLIGCIIGRQGAKINEIRQMSGAQIKIANPVEGSTDRQVTITGSAASISLAQYLINVSLENAKPSSQAASVTIPDHLSINLSQPSTPSSSSSSTTTPSLATAGTSDAPSSLPNPLPTAPCVSSLLGMKPIPLLALNVVSAAKGTGASATTTTTSAVPCVTNKLKGEKQRFSPY; from the exons ATGGACACCGGTGTGATTGAAGGTGGATTAAATGTCACTCTCACCATCCGGCTACTTATGCATGGAAAG GAAGTTGGCAGTATCATCGGAAAG AAAGGAGAATCAGTTAAGAAGATGCGCGAGGAG AGTGGTGCACGTATCAACATCTCAGAAGGGAATTGTCCTGAGAGAATTATCACTTTGGCTGGACCCACTAATGCCATCTTCAAAGCCTTTGCTATGATCATTGACAAACTGGAAGAG GACATAAGCAGCTCTATGACCAATAGCACAGCTGCCAGTAGACCCCCGGTCACCCTGAGGCTGGTGGTCCCTGCTAGTCAGTGTGGCTCTCTCATTGGAAAAGGTGGTTGCAAGATCAAGGAAATACGAGAG AGTACAGGGGCTCAGGTCCAGGTGGCAGGGGATATGCTACCCAACTCAACTGAGCGGGCCATCACTATTGCTGGCATTCCGCAATCCATCATAGAGTGTGTCAAACAGATCTGCGTGGTCATGTTGGAG actCTCTCCCAGTCCCCCCCGAAGGGCGTGACCATCCCGTACCGGCCCAAGCCGTCCAGCTCTCCGGTCATCTTTGCAGGTGGTCAG GACAGGTACAGCACAGGCAGCGACAGTGCGAGCTTTCCCCACACCACCCCGTCCATGTGCCTCAACCCTGACCTGGAGGGACCACCTCTAGAG GCCTATACCATTCAAGGACAGTATGCCATTCCACAGCCAGAT TTGACCAAGCTGCACCAGTTGGCAATGCAACAGTCTCATTTTCCCATGACGCATGGCAACACCGGATTCAGTG CAGGTTTGGATGCATCTGCTCAGACTACTTCTCATGAACTCACCATTCCAAACGAT TTGATTGGCTGCATAATCGGGCGTCAAGGCGCCAAAATCAATGAGATCCGTCAGATGTCTGGGGCGCAGATCAAAATTGCGAACCCAGTGGAAGGATCTACTGATAGGCAGGTTACCATCACTGGATCTGCTGCCAGTATTAGCCTGGCTCAATATCTAATCAATGTCAG TTTAGAAAACGCTAAACCCTCCTCCCAGGCAGCCTCCGTCACGATCCCTGATCACCTCAGCATCAACCTCTCTCAACCCTCcaccccttcttcttcttcctcctccaccaccaccccctCGCTCGCCACAGCGGGGACCTCCGACGCACCCTCCAGCCTCCCCAACCCTCTTCCGACCGCCCCTTGTGTCTCCAGTCTGCTTGGCATGAAACCCATCCCTCTCCTGGCTCTAAATGTTGTGTCTGCTGCTAAGGGTACCGGGGCTTcagctaccaccaccaccacctctgccGTGCCATGTGTAACTAACAAACTGAAAGGCGAGAAACAGAGATTCTCTCCCTACTGA
- the PCBP2 gene encoding poly(rC)-binding protein 2 isoform X9 — translation MDTGVIEGGLNVTLTIRLLMHGKEVGSIIGKKGESVKKMREESGARINISEGNCPERIITLAGPTNAIFKAFAMIIDKLEEDISSSMTNSTAASRPPVTLRLVVPASQCGSLIGKGGCKIKEIRESTGAQVQVAGDMLPNSTERAITIAGIPQSIIECVKQICVVMLETLSQSPPKGVTIPYRPKPSSSPVIFAGGQDRYSTGSDSASFPHTTPSMCLNPDLEGPPLELTKLHQLAMQQSHFPMTHGNTGFSAGLDASAQTTSHELTIPNDLIGCIIGRQGAKINEIRQMSGAQIKIANPVEGSTDRQVTITGSAASISLAQYLINVSLENAKPSSQAASVTIPDHLSINLSQPSTPSSSSSSTTTPSLATAGTSDAPSSLPNPLPTAPCVSSLLGMKPIPLLALNVVSAAKGTGASATTTTTSAVPCVTNKLKGEKQRFSPY, via the exons ATGGACACCGGTGTGATTGAAGGTGGATTAAATGTCACTCTCACCATCCGGCTACTTATGCATGGAAAG GAAGTTGGCAGTATCATCGGAAAG AAAGGAGAATCAGTTAAGAAGATGCGCGAGGAG AGTGGTGCACGTATCAACATCTCAGAAGGGAATTGTCCTGAGAGAATTATCACTTTGGCTGGACCCACTAATGCCATCTTCAAAGCCTTTGCTATGATCATTGACAAACTGGAAGAG GACATAAGCAGCTCTATGACCAATAGCACAGCTGCCAGTAGACCCCCGGTCACCCTGAGGCTGGTGGTCCCTGCTAGTCAGTGTGGCTCTCTCATTGGAAAAGGTGGTTGCAAGATCAAGGAAATACGAGAG AGTACAGGGGCTCAGGTCCAGGTGGCAGGGGATATGCTACCCAACTCAACTGAGCGGGCCATCACTATTGCTGGCATTCCGCAATCCATCATAGAGTGTGTCAAACAGATCTGCGTGGTCATGTTGGAG actCTCTCCCAGTCCCCCCCGAAGGGCGTGACCATCCCGTACCGGCCCAAGCCGTCCAGCTCTCCGGTCATCTTTGCAGGTGGTCAG GACAGGTACAGCACAGGCAGCGACAGTGCGAGCTTTCCCCACACCACCCCGTCCATGTGCCTCAACCCTGACCTGGAGGGACCACCTCTAGAG TTGACCAAGCTGCACCAGTTGGCAATGCAACAGTCTCATTTTCCCATGACGCATGGCAACACCGGATTCAGTG CAGGTTTGGATGCATCTGCTCAGACTACTTCTCATGAACTCACCATTCCAAACGAT TTGATTGGCTGCATAATCGGGCGTCAAGGCGCCAAAATCAATGAGATCCGTCAGATGTCTGGGGCGCAGATCAAAATTGCGAACCCAGTGGAAGGATCTACTGATAGGCAGGTTACCATCACTGGATCTGCTGCCAGTATTAGCCTGGCTCAATATCTAATCAATGTCAG TTTAGAAAACGCTAAACCCTCCTCCCAGGCAGCCTCCGTCACGATCCCTGATCACCTCAGCATCAACCTCTCTCAACCCTCcaccccttcttcttcttcctcctccaccaccaccccctCGCTCGCCACAGCGGGGACCTCCGACGCACCCTCCAGCCTCCCCAACCCTCTTCCGACCGCCCCTTGTGTCTCCAGTCTGCTTGGCATGAAACCCATCCCTCTCCTGGCTCTAAATGTTGTGTCTGCTGCTAAGGGTACCGGGGCTTcagctaccaccaccaccacctctgccGTGCCATGTGTAACTAACAAACTGAAAGGCGAGAAACAGAGATTCTCTCCCTACTGA
- the PCBP2 gene encoding poly(rC)-binding protein 2 isoform X5 — MDTGVIEGGLNVTLTIRLLMHGKEVGSIIGKKGESVKKMREESGARINISEGNCPERIITLAGPTNAIFKAFAMIIDKLEEDISSSMTNSTAASRPPVTLRLVVPASQCGSLIGKGGCKIKEIRESTGAQVQVAGDMLPNSTERAITIAGIPQSIIECVKQICVVMLETLSQSPPKGVTIPYRPKPSSSPVIFAGGQDRYSTGSDSASFPHTTPSMCLNPDLEGPPLELTKLHQLAMQQSHFPMTHGNTGFSGIESSSPEVKGYWAGLDASAQTTSHELTIPNDLIGCIIGRQGAKINEIRQMSGAQIKIANPVEGSTDRQVTITGSAASISLAQYLINVSLENAKPSSQAASVTIPDHLSINLSQPSTPSSSSSSTTTPSLATAGTSDAPSSLPNPLPTAPCVSSLLGMKPIPLLALNVVSAAKGTGASATTTTTSAVPCVTNKLKGEKQRFSPY, encoded by the exons ATGGACACCGGTGTGATTGAAGGTGGATTAAATGTCACTCTCACCATCCGGCTACTTATGCATGGAAAG GAAGTTGGCAGTATCATCGGAAAG AAAGGAGAATCAGTTAAGAAGATGCGCGAGGAG AGTGGTGCACGTATCAACATCTCAGAAGGGAATTGTCCTGAGAGAATTATCACTTTGGCTGGACCCACTAATGCCATCTTCAAAGCCTTTGCTATGATCATTGACAAACTGGAAGAG GACATAAGCAGCTCTATGACCAATAGCACAGCTGCCAGTAGACCCCCGGTCACCCTGAGGCTGGTGGTCCCTGCTAGTCAGTGTGGCTCTCTCATTGGAAAAGGTGGTTGCAAGATCAAGGAAATACGAGAG AGTACAGGGGCTCAGGTCCAGGTGGCAGGGGATATGCTACCCAACTCAACTGAGCGGGCCATCACTATTGCTGGCATTCCGCAATCCATCATAGAGTGTGTCAAACAGATCTGCGTGGTCATGTTGGAG actCTCTCCCAGTCCCCCCCGAAGGGCGTGACCATCCCGTACCGGCCCAAGCCGTCCAGCTCTCCGGTCATCTTTGCAGGTGGTCAG GACAGGTACAGCACAGGCAGCGACAGTGCGAGCTTTCCCCACACCACCCCGTCCATGTGCCTCAACCCTGACCTGGAGGGACCACCTCTAGAG TTGACCAAGCTGCACCAGTTGGCAATGCAACAGTCTCATTTTCCCATGACGCATGGCAACACCGGATTCAGTG GCATTGAATCCAGCTCTCCAGAGGTGAAAGGCTATTGGg CAGGTTTGGATGCATCTGCTCAGACTACTTCTCATGAACTCACCATTCCAAACGAT TTGATTGGCTGCATAATCGGGCGTCAAGGCGCCAAAATCAATGAGATCCGTCAGATGTCTGGGGCGCAGATCAAAATTGCGAACCCAGTGGAAGGATCTACTGATAGGCAGGTTACCATCACTGGATCTGCTGCCAGTATTAGCCTGGCTCAATATCTAATCAATGTCAG TTTAGAAAACGCTAAACCCTCCTCCCAGGCAGCCTCCGTCACGATCCCTGATCACCTCAGCATCAACCTCTCTCAACCCTCcaccccttcttcttcttcctcctccaccaccaccccctCGCTCGCCACAGCGGGGACCTCCGACGCACCCTCCAGCCTCCCCAACCCTCTTCCGACCGCCCCTTGTGTCTCCAGTCTGCTTGGCATGAAACCCATCCCTCTCCTGGCTCTAAATGTTGTGTCTGCTGCTAAGGGTACCGGGGCTTcagctaccaccaccaccacctctgccGTGCCATGTGTAACTAACAAACTGAAAGGCGAGAAACAGAGATTCTCTCCCTACTGA
- the PCBP2 gene encoding poly(rC)-binding protein 2 isoform X6, with product MDTGVIEGGLNVTLTIRLLMHGKEVGSIIGKKGESVKKMREESGARINISEGNCPERIITLAGPTNAIFKAFAMIIDKLEEDISSSMTNSTAASRPPVTLRLVVPASQCGSLIGKGGCKIKEIRESTGAQVQVAGDMLPNSTERAITIAGIPQSIIECVKQICVVMLETLSQSPPKGVTIPYRPKPSSSPVIFAGGQDRYSTGSDSASFPHTTPSMCLNPDLEGPPLEAYTIQGQYAIPQPDLTKLHQLAMQQSHFPMTHGNTGFSGLDASAQTTSHELTIPNDLIGCIIGRQGAKINEIRQMSGAQIKIANPVEGSTDRQVTITGSAASISLAQYLINVSLENAKPSSQAASVTIPDHLSINLSQPSTPSSSSSSTTTPSLATAGTSDAPSSLPNPLPTAPCVSSLLGMKPIPLLALNVVSAAKGTGASATTTTTSAVPCVTNKLKGEKQRFSPY from the exons ATGGACACCGGTGTGATTGAAGGTGGATTAAATGTCACTCTCACCATCCGGCTACTTATGCATGGAAAG GAAGTTGGCAGTATCATCGGAAAG AAAGGAGAATCAGTTAAGAAGATGCGCGAGGAG AGTGGTGCACGTATCAACATCTCAGAAGGGAATTGTCCTGAGAGAATTATCACTTTGGCTGGACCCACTAATGCCATCTTCAAAGCCTTTGCTATGATCATTGACAAACTGGAAGAG GACATAAGCAGCTCTATGACCAATAGCACAGCTGCCAGTAGACCCCCGGTCACCCTGAGGCTGGTGGTCCCTGCTAGTCAGTGTGGCTCTCTCATTGGAAAAGGTGGTTGCAAGATCAAGGAAATACGAGAG AGTACAGGGGCTCAGGTCCAGGTGGCAGGGGATATGCTACCCAACTCAACTGAGCGGGCCATCACTATTGCTGGCATTCCGCAATCCATCATAGAGTGTGTCAAACAGATCTGCGTGGTCATGTTGGAG actCTCTCCCAGTCCCCCCCGAAGGGCGTGACCATCCCGTACCGGCCCAAGCCGTCCAGCTCTCCGGTCATCTTTGCAGGTGGTCAG GACAGGTACAGCACAGGCAGCGACAGTGCGAGCTTTCCCCACACCACCCCGTCCATGTGCCTCAACCCTGACCTGGAGGGACCACCTCTAGAG GCCTATACCATTCAAGGACAGTATGCCATTCCACAGCCAGAT TTGACCAAGCTGCACCAGTTGGCAATGCAACAGTCTCATTTTCCCATGACGCATGGCAACACCGGATTCAGTG GTTTGGATGCATCTGCTCAGACTACTTCTCATGAACTCACCATTCCAAACGAT TTGATTGGCTGCATAATCGGGCGTCAAGGCGCCAAAATCAATGAGATCCGTCAGATGTCTGGGGCGCAGATCAAAATTGCGAACCCAGTGGAAGGATCTACTGATAGGCAGGTTACCATCACTGGATCTGCTGCCAGTATTAGCCTGGCTCAATATCTAATCAATGTCAG TTTAGAAAACGCTAAACCCTCCTCCCAGGCAGCCTCCGTCACGATCCCTGATCACCTCAGCATCAACCTCTCTCAACCCTCcaccccttcttcttcttcctcctccaccaccaccccctCGCTCGCCACAGCGGGGACCTCCGACGCACCCTCCAGCCTCCCCAACCCTCTTCCGACCGCCCCTTGTGTCTCCAGTCTGCTTGGCATGAAACCCATCCCTCTCCTGGCTCTAAATGTTGTGTCTGCTGCTAAGGGTACCGGGGCTTcagctaccaccaccaccacctctgccGTGCCATGTGTAACTAACAAACTGAAAGGCGAGAAACAGAGATTCTCTCCCTACTGA